The following coding sequences are from one Desulfosoma caldarium window:
- a CDS encoding SagB/ThcOx family dehydrogenase, producing MRSVIVGGGVAYHERTAYRRGALGGGFLDWNARPKVFKTYHGLPEVPLSWDIEGSSKPFFQVLFDPIPERTGHLDFKTLSRVLRLSYGITAQSGTGADAFYFRSVPSAGALYPCELYAAVQGVRELDDGLYHYDLARSRLVRLRSGSFLASKALPTAAFFITTMFFRSAWKYRDRAYRYCLLDAGHLVENALLVLRSEGFKACVYDRFNDAKLNAFLGVDTEREACVAVIGLPSKAWAGEAAEPLNSAREFSLMDELRSWDPVQPEACRLSPVDAVPHAILEAHRTTEGGAPLRGAGEKGAGEEAKDFVKEVRKIPRPEVLPEGLSFAECVWRRRSHRNYVSARVTKENWQTLWHSLRLDGALSSCVQVIIACGETDGLPPGVYAWNVVEEVAQEISGEDIRRSSARACLDQGWLKQALFHVIFHVFWTSVHERFGPRGYRSAMLDAGRLGQRVYLASTALGLGCCGIGAYYDEELRSLFHLGSGCDVVYLTASGPVKKLRS from the coding sequence ATGAGGAGTGTGATTGTGGGCGGCGGCGTTGCGTATCATGAACGGACGGCGTACCGGCGCGGTGCCTTGGGTGGAGGGTTTTTGGACTGGAATGCCCGTCCGAAGGTCTTTAAGACATACCACGGGCTTCCCGAGGTGCCTCTGTCTTGGGACATCGAGGGATCTTCCAAGCCTTTTTTTCAGGTGCTCTTTGATCCGATTCCGGAGAGAACGGGCCATCTGGATTTCAAGACCCTGAGCCGCGTCTTACGCCTAAGTTACGGCATCACGGCCCAAAGTGGCACGGGTGCCGACGCCTTTTATTTTCGGTCCGTGCCTTCGGCGGGAGCCCTTTATCCATGCGAGCTTTACGCAGCCGTTCAGGGTGTGCGGGAGCTGGACGACGGCCTTTACCACTACGATCTGGCGCGAAGCCGCCTGGTGCGATTGCGTTCCGGGTCTTTTTTGGCTTCGAAAGCCTTGCCGACGGCCGCCTTTTTCATCACGACGATGTTCTTTCGCAGTGCATGGAAGTACCGGGACCGCGCCTATCGGTACTGCCTGCTGGATGCCGGGCATCTTGTGGAAAACGCCCTCTTGGTCCTTCGATCGGAAGGCTTCAAGGCTTGCGTGTACGACCGCTTCAACGACGCGAAACTAAATGCCTTTCTGGGAGTGGATACGGAAAGGGAAGCTTGCGTGGCGGTGATTGGGTTGCCTTCGAAAGCTTGGGCAGGGGAAGCGGCGGAGCCCTTAAACAGTGCCCGGGAGTTTTCGCTCATGGACGAATTGCGGTCCTGGGACCCGGTGCAGCCTGAAGCGTGTCGCCTCAGTCCAGTTGATGCGGTGCCGCACGCCATTCTGGAGGCGCATCGTACGACAGAAGGGGGGGCACCTTTGCGTGGCGCCGGGGAAAAAGGTGCGGGCGAAGAGGCAAAGGACTTTGTAAAGGAAGTAAGGAAAATTCCTCGTCCCGAGGTGCTGCCCGAAGGTCTTTCCTTTGCGGAATGCGTATGGCGACGCCGCTCTCATCGCAACTATGTGTCCGCCCGCGTGACCAAAGAGAATTGGCAGACCTTGTGGCACAGCCTGCGACTGGACGGCGCTCTGAGCTCTTGCGTGCAAGTAATCATAGCGTGCGGTGAAACCGACGGATTGCCGCCGGGTGTTTATGCCTGGAATGTCGTCGAGGAAGTGGCGCAGGAAATTTCCGGAGAAGATATTCGTAGGTCGTCGGCACGAGCGTGCCTGGATCAGGGATGGCTCAAGCAGGCTCTGTTTCATGTGATCTTCCATGTCTTCTGGACAAGTGTACATGAACGCTTTGGGCCGCGAGGTTACCGGTCGGCCATGCTGGACGCCGGTCGTCTGGGACAGCGGGTGTATTTGGCCTCCACGGCGCTTGGGTTGGGGTGCTGTGGGATCGGCGCGTACTATGACGAAGAACTGCGCAGCCTTTTTCACCTTGGATCGGGCTGCGATGTGGTCTATCTCACGGCTTCGGGGCCTGTCAAAAAGCTGAGGAGTTGA
- a CDS encoding thioredoxin domain-containing protein: MPNRLVGEKSPYLLQHAHNPVDWHPWGEEAFAKARREDKPVFLSIGYATCHWCHVMAHESFEDPEVARYLNEHFVAVKVDREERPDIDGVYMSVCQVIAGHGGWPLSVFLTPEKVPFFAGTYFPKTARLGMPGFLDLLQEVHRLWREERPKLMTTGYKIVEVLQQASQGPESFLEESDLEQGFSQLRGAFDPRWGGFGDAPKFPTPHQLTFLLRYHARTENPAALGMVEETLMAMRQGGLFDQLAYGFHRYSVDARWLVPHFEKMLYDQALLAMAYLETYQVTGKAFYAHVAGEIFAYVLRDMTDAEGGFYSAEDADTEGEEGLFYTWTPEEIRAVLPEDQARWACEYFGVTAKGNFEKGRSVLHLAEMPETLASRAGLSVPAFVDLMENARQALFNHRKTRPAPLKDDKILTAWNGLMAAALALGYRVLGEAQYLMAATKAVQFVWNTLRDPQGRLYRRFRHGHVAHHGFLDDYAFLAWALLELYEASFDPQFLQKAVDVHELMLALFWNSERGGLDYTAKDAEELIIKERQVYDGALPSGNSTALNTLARLGQITGEARWEKAADGIVRAFAHEVKKYPRAYTHFLNGFDRLLGPGCEVVLVGTGPSLENEAMVRCVREGFRPRTALVVKHLDETRRALLEKLAPFVVPMQPVEGRTTAYVCRARQCAAPTTDVEHLRTLLNEVR, from the coding sequence ATGCCCAATAGGCTGGTCGGGGAAAAGAGCCCCTATCTTTTGCAGCACGCCCACAACCCCGTGGACTGGCATCCATGGGGGGAAGAGGCTTTTGCCAAGGCGCGGCGTGAGGACAAACCCGTTTTTTTGAGCATCGGGTATGCCACATGCCACTGGTGCCATGTGATGGCCCATGAGTCCTTTGAAGACCCCGAGGTGGCCCGTTACCTCAATGAGCATTTTGTGGCCGTTAAGGTGGACCGTGAGGAACGTCCGGACATCGACGGCGTCTACATGAGCGTCTGTCAGGTGATCGCCGGGCATGGCGGATGGCCGCTGTCCGTGTTTTTGACGCCGGAAAAGGTGCCCTTTTTTGCCGGCACCTACTTTCCCAAGACGGCGCGCCTGGGGATGCCTGGATTTCTGGATTTGTTGCAGGAGGTGCATCGGCTGTGGCGCGAGGAACGACCCAAGCTGATGACCACCGGGTACAAGATCGTGGAAGTGCTTCAGCAAGCTTCCCAAGGTCCGGAATCTTTTTTGGAGGAAAGCGATCTGGAGCAGGGCTTTAGCCAGCTTCGAGGAGCCTTTGACCCGCGGTGGGGCGGCTTTGGGGACGCGCCCAAGTTCCCCACGCCCCATCAGTTGACCTTTTTACTGCGCTACCATGCTCGCACCGAAAATCCGGCGGCTCTGGGCATGGTGGAAGAGACCCTTATGGCCATGCGCCAAGGCGGCCTTTTCGATCAGTTGGCCTACGGGTTTCACCGCTATTCCGTGGATGCACGATGGCTCGTGCCCCACTTTGAAAAGATGCTCTACGATCAAGCCCTTTTGGCCATGGCCTACTTGGAAACCTATCAGGTGACGGGCAAGGCCTTTTATGCTCACGTGGCCGGGGAAATCTTCGCCTATGTTTTGCGGGACATGACCGACGCGGAAGGAGGATTTTATTCCGCGGAAGATGCCGACACCGAGGGCGAAGAAGGGCTGTTTTACACATGGACGCCGGAAGAGATACGCGCCGTGCTGCCGGAAGATCAGGCGCGGTGGGCCTGTGAATACTTCGGTGTCACGGCCAAAGGTAATTTTGAAAAAGGCCGCAGCGTGTTGCATCTGGCCGAAATGCCGGAAACGCTCGCTTCACGAGCCGGCTTGAGCGTGCCCGCCTTTGTGGACCTCATGGAAAACGCTCGGCAGGCCCTTTTCAACCACCGCAAGACTCGGCCGGCCCCTCTTAAGGACGACAAAATTCTCACGGCGTGGAACGGCCTCATGGCTGCCGCCCTGGCCCTGGGATATCGAGTTCTGGGGGAGGCACAATACCTCATGGCGGCGACCAAGGCGGTGCAGTTTGTCTGGAACACGCTTCGAGACCCTCAGGGCCGCCTGTACCGCCGGTTTCGCCACGGCCACGTGGCCCATCACGGCTTTTTGGACGACTATGCATTTCTTGCATGGGCTTTGCTAGAACTTTACGAAGCCTCTTTCGACCCGCAGTTCCTGCAAAAGGCCGTGGATGTGCACGAGCTCATGCTGGCCCTGTTCTGGAATTCAGAAAGAGGCGGTTTGGATTACACGGCCAAGGATGCGGAGGAGCTCATCATCAAGGAACGCCAAGTGTACGACGGAGCCTTGCCCTCGGGCAATTCCACAGCTCTGAACACCTTGGCCCGTCTTGGCCAAATCACCGGCGAGGCGCGTTGGGAAAAGGCGGCCGACGGCATTGTGCGCGCCTTTGCCCATGAAGTCAAAAAATACCCTCGAGCTTACACGCATTTTCTCAACGGCTTTGATCGCCTCTTGGGTCCGGGGTGCGAAGTGGTGCTGGTGGGAACGGGCCCAAGCCTGGAAAACGAGGCCATGGTGCGGTGCGTGCGTGAAGGGTTTCGGCCTCGAACGGCCCTTGTCGTCAAACACTTGGACGAAACGCGGCGCGCCCTCCTCGAAAAGCTGGCCCCCTTTGTGGTGCCCATGCAACCTGTGGAAGGCCGGACGACGGCCTATGTGTGCCGAGCCAGGCAGTGTGCGGCGCCGACCACCGACGTGGAACACCTGCGCACCCTCTTGAACGAGGTGCGTTGA
- a CDS encoding flavodoxin domain-containing protein has translation MVVSKALVLYTTRTNQTKGIGELIAEGLREAGVDVTIMAVQAFEQAHESPEAFDALVLGSATYHGEMMQPMKTFLFKLEQYDLKGKVGGAFGSFGWSGEAPGRIFETMKNIYQMDMVSGPLKLKSGAMSGAVSMAKRYAQEIARKLQSGA, from the coding sequence ATGGTCGTGTCCAAAGCCCTCGTGCTTTATACCACACGGACGAACCAAACCAAGGGCATCGGGGAACTCATCGCTGAAGGGCTGCGCGAGGCCGGAGTGGATGTCACGATCATGGCGGTGCAGGCCTTTGAACAGGCTCACGAGAGCCCTGAAGCCTTTGATGCCCTTGTTTTGGGATCGGCCACGTATCACGGTGAGATGATGCAGCCGATGAAGACCTTTCTTTTCAAGTTGGAGCAATACGACCTGAAGGGAAAGGTTGGCGGAGCCTTTGGTTCCTTTGGGTGGAGCGGGGAGGCGCCGGGGCGGATCTTTGAAACCATGAAAAACATCTACCAGATGGACATGGTGAGCGGTCCCTTGAAGCTGAAATCCGGAGCTATGAGCGGCGCTGTGTCGATGGCGAAACGCTACGCTCAGGAAATCGCTCGCAAACTTCAGAGCGGCGCTTAA
- a CDS encoding DsrE family protein has protein sequence MDKRVALCAFRGEIMCFVHVLLNALDFAQRGYETAVVVEGAAVQVIPQIAAPDHAMHGLYRQVKTAGLIHGVCRACSVQFGVLDAVEKEGLKVLADMKGHASLARYVDQGFQIITF, from the coding sequence ATGGACAAAAGGGTCGCTTTGTGTGCCTTTCGAGGCGAAATCATGTGCTTCGTGCACGTGCTGCTCAATGCTTTGGATTTTGCCCAAAGGGGCTACGAAACAGCCGTGGTGGTGGAAGGAGCGGCCGTGCAGGTGATTCCCCAAATCGCTGCCCCCGATCACGCCATGCATGGGCTGTATAGGCAGGTCAAAACCGCCGGCTTGATCCACGGTGTGTGTCGGGCTTGTTCCGTGCAATTTGGTGTCCTCGATGCCGTGGAAAAGGAAGGTTTAAAGGTGCTCGCGGACATGAAAGGTCACGCGAGTCTGGCCAGGTATGTGGACCAAGGGTTTCAGATCATCACATTCTAA
- a CDS encoding peroxiredoxin, with amino-acid sequence MDRSWMWRLGGALIMAMVVLSSVWTPPAHGISEAFQGKIYTPGPLKPVDSTLKVRVGDVAPDFTLPSISGEKVQLSQFRGQKHVVLSFVPAAWTPVCSDQWPGYNIAKELFEAHDAVVLGISVDNLPTLFAWTQEMGGLWFPVLSDFWPHGEVASRYGVLRSDGVSERATFIIDKEGVIRYIDIHDINERPSLESILKELQKLPSP; translated from the coding sequence ATGGACAGAAGCTGGATGTGGCGCCTTGGTGGTGCTCTGATCATGGCCATGGTGGTCCTGAGCTCGGTGTGGACGCCCCCGGCCCATGGAATTTCCGAAGCCTTTCAGGGAAAGATTTACACACCTGGGCCGTTGAAGCCCGTGGATTCCACACTCAAGGTGCGTGTGGGTGATGTGGCTCCCGACTTCACGTTGCCCTCCATTTCGGGTGAAAAAGTGCAGTTATCTCAGTTTCGCGGGCAAAAACATGTGGTGCTTTCCTTCGTGCCCGCGGCGTGGACGCCGGTCTGTTCTGATCAGTGGCCGGGCTACAATATCGCCAAAGAGCTTTTTGAAGCGCACGACGCGGTGGTTTTAGGTATCAGTGTGGATAATCTTCCCACACTCTTTGCTTGGACGCAGGAGATGGGCGGGTTGTGGTTTCCGGTCCTTTCGGATTTCTGGCCTCACGGAGAGGTGGCATCTCGGTATGGCGTCCTACGTTCCGATGGCGTTTCGGAACGGGCCACCTTCATCATCGACAAGGAGGGCGTGATTCGTTACATTGATATTCATGACATCAATGAGAGGCCTTCATTGGAAAGCATTCTGAAGGAGCTGCAAAAGCTTCCATCACCGTGA